From the genome of Gorilla gorilla gorilla isolate KB3781 chromosome 4, NHGRI_mGorGor1-v2.1_pri, whole genome shotgun sequence, one region includes:
- the NEK8 gene encoding serine/threonine-protein kinase Nek8 isoform X5, translated as MTKEERQAAQNECQVLKLLNHPNVIEYYENFLEDKALMIAMEYAPGGTLAEFIQKRCNSLLEEETILHFFVQILLALHHVHTHLILHRDLKTQNILLDKHRMVVKIGDFGISKILSSKSKAYTVVGTPCYISPELCEGKPYNQKSDIWALGCVLYELASLKRAFEAANLPALVLKIMSGTFAPISDRYSPELRQLVLSLLSLEPAQRPPLSHIMAQPLCIRALLNLHTDVGSVRMRRAEKSVAPSSTGSRTTRVRCRGIPRGPVRPAIPPPLSSVYAWGGGLGTPLRLPMLNTEVVQVAAGRTQKAGVTRSGRLILWEAPPLGAGGGSLLPGAVEQPQPQFVSRFLEGQSGVTIKHVACGDFFTACLTDRGIIMTFGSGSNGCLGHGSLTDISQPTIVEALLGYEMVQVACGASHVLALSTERELFAWGRGDSGRLGLGTRESHSCPQQVPMPPGQEAQRVVCGIDSSMILTVPGQALACGSNRFNKLGLDHLSLGEEPVPHQQMEEALSFTLLGSAPLDQEPLLSIDLGTAHSAAVTASGDCYTFGSNQHGQLGTNARRGSRAPCKVQGLEGIKMAMVACGDAFTVAIGAEGEVYSWGKGARGRLGRRDEDAGLPRPVQLDETHPYTVTSVSCCHGNTLLAVRSVTDEPVPP; from the exons ATGACCAAGGAAGAGCGGCAGGCAGCCCAGAATGAGTGCCAGGTCCTCAAGCTGCTCAACCACCCCAATGTCATTGAGTACTACGAGAACTTCCTGGAAGACAAAGCCCTTATGATCGCCATGGAATATGCACCAG GCGGCACTCTGGCTGAGTTCATCCAAAAGCGCTGTAATTCCCTGCTGGAGGAGGAGACCATCCTGCACTTCTTCGTGCAGATCCTGCTTGCACTGCATCATGTGCACACCCACCTCATCCTGCACCGAGACCTCAAGACCCAGAACATCCTGCTTGACAAACACCGCATGGTCGTCAAGATCGGTGATTTCGGCATCTCCAAGATCCTTAGCAGCAAGAGCAAGGCCTACACG GTGGTGGGTACCCCATGCTATATCTCCCCTGAGCTGTGTGAGGGCAAGCCCTACAACCAGAAGAGTGACATCTGGGCCCTGGGCTGTGTCCTCTACGAGCTGGCCAGCCTCAAGAGGGCtttcgaggctgcg AACTTGCCAGCACTGGTGCTGAAGATCATGAGCGGCACCTTTGCACCTATCTCTGACCGGTACAGCCCTGAGCTTCGCCAGCTGGTCCTGAGTCTACTCAGCCTGGAGCCTGCCCAGCGGCCACCACTCAGCCACATCATGGCACAGCCCCTCTGCATCCGTGCCCTCCTCAACCTCCACACCGACGTGGGCAGTGTCCGCATGCGGAG GGCAGAGAAGTCCGTGGCCCCCAGCAGCACAGGGAGCAGGACCACCCGTGTCCGCTGCAGAG GTATCCCCCGGGGACCTGTGAGGCCAGCCATCCCACCACCACTGTCGTCAGTGTATGCCTGGGGTGGTGGGCTGGGCACCCCCCTGCGGCTGCCAATGCTCAACACAGAGGTGGTCCAGGTGGCAGCTGGGCGCACGCAGAAAGCTGGCGTCACGCGCTCTGGGCGTCTCATCCTGTGGGAG gcCCCACCCCTAGGTGCAGGCGGAGGCAGTCTCCTCCCTGGGGCAGTGGAGCAGCCACAGCCCCAGTTCGTCTCGCGTTTCCTGGAGGGCCAGTCGGGCGTGACCATCAAGCACGTGGCCTGCGGGGACTTCTTCACTGCCTGCCTGACTG ACCGAGGCATCATCATGACATTCGGCAGCGGCAGCAATGGGTGCCTAGGCCACGGCAGCCTCACTGACATCAGCCAG CCCACCATTGTGGAGGCTTTGCTGGGCTATGAAATGGTGCAGGTGGCCTGTGGGGCCTCTCATGTGCTGGCCCTGTCCACTGAGCGAGAACTATTTGCCTGGGGCCGTGGAGACAGCG GCAGACTGGGGCTAGGCACCAGGGAGTCCCACAGCTGCCCTCAGCAGGTGCCCATGCCCCCAGGACAGGAAGCTCAGCGAGTTGTATGTGGCATCGATTCCTCCATGATcctcactgtgcctggccaagcccTAGCCTGTGGAAGCAACAG GTTCAACAAGCTGGGCCTGGACCACCTCTCCCTGGGGGAGGAGCCTGTCCCCCACCAGCAAATGGAGGAGGCCCTGAGCTTCACACTACTAGGCTCTGCACCCCTGGACCAGGAGCCTCTGCTGAGTATAGACCTGGGCACTGCTCACTCAGCTGCTGTGACTG CCTCGGGTGATTGCTACACTTTTGGCAGCAATCAGCACGGGCAGTTGGGCACCAATGCTCGCCGAGGCAGTCGGGCACCCTGTAAGGTCCAAGGCCTTGAGGGCATCAAGATGGCAATGGTAGCCTGTGGGGATGCCTTCACTGTAGCTATTGGGGCAG AGGGCGAAGTGTACTCTTGGGGCAAAGGGGCGCGAGGTCGATTGGGAAGGAGGGATGAGGATGCCGGACTCCCTCGGCCAGTGCAATTGGATGAGACACACCCTTACACGGTGACTTCCGTGTCCTGTTGCCATGGAAACACCCTCCTGGCTGTTCGAT CGGTCACAGATGAGCCGGTCCCCCCCTGA
- the NEK8 gene encoding serine/threonine-protein kinase Nek8 isoform X7, which yields MEKYERIRVVGRGAFGIVHLCLRKADQKLVIIKQIPVEQMTKEERQAAQNECQVLKLLNHPNVIEYYENFLEDKALMIAMEYAPGGTLAEFIQKRCNSLLEEETILHFFVQILLALHHVHTHLILHRDLKTQNILLDKHRMVVKIGDFGISKILSSKSKAYTVVGTPCYISPELCEGKPYNQKSDIWALGCVLYELASLKRAFEAANLPALVLKIMSGTFAPISDRYSPELRQLVLSLLSLEPAQRPPLSHIMAQPLCIRALLNLHTDVGSVRMRRAEKSVAPSSTGSRTTRVRCRGIPRGPVRPAIPPPLSSVYAWGGGLGTPLRLPMLNTEVVQVAAGRTQKAGVTRSGRLILWEAPPLGAGGGSLLPGAVEQPQPQFVSRFLEGQSGVTIKHVACGDFFTACLTDRGIIMTFGSGSNGCLGHGSLTDISQPTIVEALLGYEMVQVACGASHVLALSTERELFAWGRGDSGRLGLGTRESHSCPQQVPMPPGQEAQRVVCGIDSSMILTVPGQALACGSNRFNKLGLDHLSLGEEPVPHQQMEEALSFTLLGSAPLDQEPLLSIDLGTAHSAAVTEGEVYSWGKGARGRLGRRDEDAGLPRPVQLDETHPYTVTSVSCCHGNTLLAVRCEL from the exons GATTGTGCACCTGTGCCTGCGAAAGGCTGACCAGAAGCTGGTGATCATCAAGCAGATTCCAGTGGAACAGATGACCAAGGAAGAGCGGCAGGCAGCCCAGAATGAGTGCCAGGTCCTCAAGCTGCTCAACCACCCCAATGTCATTGAGTACTACGAGAACTTCCTGGAAGACAAAGCCCTTATGATCGCCATGGAATATGCACCAG GCGGCACTCTGGCTGAGTTCATCCAAAAGCGCTGTAATTCCCTGCTGGAGGAGGAGACCATCCTGCACTTCTTCGTGCAGATCCTGCTTGCACTGCATCATGTGCACACCCACCTCATCCTGCACCGAGACCTCAAGACCCAGAACATCCTGCTTGACAAACACCGCATGGTCGTCAAGATCGGTGATTTCGGCATCTCCAAGATCCTTAGCAGCAAGAGCAAGGCCTACACG GTGGTGGGTACCCCATGCTATATCTCCCCTGAGCTGTGTGAGGGCAAGCCCTACAACCAGAAGAGTGACATCTGGGCCCTGGGCTGTGTCCTCTACGAGCTGGCCAGCCTCAAGAGGGCtttcgaggctgcg AACTTGCCAGCACTGGTGCTGAAGATCATGAGCGGCACCTTTGCACCTATCTCTGACCGGTACAGCCCTGAGCTTCGCCAGCTGGTCCTGAGTCTACTCAGCCTGGAGCCTGCCCAGCGGCCACCACTCAGCCACATCATGGCACAGCCCCTCTGCATCCGTGCCCTCCTCAACCTCCACACCGACGTGGGCAGTGTCCGCATGCGGAG GGCAGAGAAGTCCGTGGCCCCCAGCAGCACAGGGAGCAGGACCACCCGTGTCCGCTGCAGAG GTATCCCCCGGGGACCTGTGAGGCCAGCCATCCCACCACCACTGTCGTCAGTGTATGCCTGGGGTGGTGGGCTGGGCACCCCCCTGCGGCTGCCAATGCTCAACACAGAGGTGGTCCAGGTGGCAGCTGGGCGCACGCAGAAAGCTGGCGTCACGCGCTCTGGGCGTCTCATCCTGTGGGAG gcCCCACCCCTAGGTGCAGGCGGAGGCAGTCTCCTCCCTGGGGCAGTGGAGCAGCCACAGCCCCAGTTCGTCTCGCGTTTCCTGGAGGGCCAGTCGGGCGTGACCATCAAGCACGTGGCCTGCGGGGACTTCTTCACTGCCTGCCTGACTG ACCGAGGCATCATCATGACATTCGGCAGCGGCAGCAATGGGTGCCTAGGCCACGGCAGCCTCACTGACATCAGCCAG CCCACCATTGTGGAGGCTTTGCTGGGCTATGAAATGGTGCAGGTGGCCTGTGGGGCCTCTCATGTGCTGGCCCTGTCCACTGAGCGAGAACTATTTGCCTGGGGCCGTGGAGACAGCG GCAGACTGGGGCTAGGCACCAGGGAGTCCCACAGCTGCCCTCAGCAGGTGCCCATGCCCCCAGGACAGGAAGCTCAGCGAGTTGTATGTGGCATCGATTCCTCCATGATcctcactgtgcctggccaagcccTAGCCTGTGGAAGCAACAG GTTCAACAAGCTGGGCCTGGACCACCTCTCCCTGGGGGAGGAGCCTGTCCCCCACCAGCAAATGGAGGAGGCCCTGAGCTTCACACTACTAGGCTCTGCACCCCTGGACCAGGAGCCTCTGCTGAGTATAGACCTGGGCACTGCTCACTCAGCTGCTGTGACTG AGGGCGAAGTGTACTCTTGGGGCAAAGGGGCGCGAGGTCGATTGGGAAGGAGGGATGAGGATGCCGGACTCCCTCGGCCAGTGCAATTGGATGAGACACACCCTTACACGGTGACTTCCGTGTCCTGTTGCCATGGAAACACCCTCCTGGCTGTTCGATGTGAGTTGTAA